tatgctttgctgcagcagctgtgagtcgtctcccggaagaacactgtgctgttaccctgcctgtgaagtggcagttgaaaggatcgtcgtacccgggaccgactgctggagacgattaaccactggggtattgaggacaggagagtgatttgtggtatcacacgaggctcctgactagggcgctaccctagtatcgctcgtggagtggcctgaccagcgttgctgatccggaacttgtggttgacggcctccacggcggtgcccccagtggaactgtgttttggctgacctgtggccagggtagactcagcttctcaaaggattcgttgtgaggccacgaaagcaccgaggacttggcaccgagagtttggatccagagtcttcaggagaagacgattgagtatttcccctgtacagtgttaatacccctccccctgtgcactcttttatatattatttatttggtgatggtaataattataatcttaagttcttaactttctttcccttcccctttaagttacttgcgtcacggatctcatcccttgaaagccactactggcttggggccggatacaacttcctctaataacatcagagtacgaactcagttgcgacccgagagggccgtaacagtggcaATTATATCCATCCCTCTCGTCAACCAGCCGATATAATTAACCATTTAAAAACTATTATTAGTTCCTTTAAACAAGTCAGTAACTCTGTGGtattcacattggtggaaccttgCCAACTGCGAAGTGATAACCGTTGGGGAGCGAGTCCCGAATATTATCAGCGTTCTGCTAAATACATAAACTTTTGGTCAAGAAAAAGAGTGAGATTGGAGGCCACTTATATTcattttacagccagaccatatcaACAGGGCATGACCTCAGACGGTGTACATCTGTCAGGAGAGGCCAGGACCCATATGGTCGACAAATTAGTCAATACTATTAATTATCACAAACGGTTGTGGCAAGCAAGTCAAActtagtgttatatatttataaaattttcacttgtatttctgagaacaaatatatacagtatatcaacCAAAAAATCCCAAAAACATAGCACCATATATTACTGCACCATTGCATATATGCCAACCTCTGATGAGGTAGGATATTTAGATTGTAATTGTACTAATGTTTGTACAACTGCAGCCTAAACCATTTAGTCATTCCTAAGTAGGAATTATTTAGCGAGTACTGTACTAGAGAGTGCTGGTGTACATACATATTTAGATTGTGCTGACCCCTGATTTAGGGTGGGATCCAAAacatttattgtgtatttaacatTATTTCGTGTACCCTTTTTTGAGTTCTACTGGATGTTCACTGTTGGATCCAATGGTGATAATTGAGGAGCTTACCGGACGAAATTCCAATAGTGGCATTTGAGTACTACTCAAAATATTAGCTATCCATTGTTAGGTTGGTAAATTAACTTCTAAACGAGGTATTATAGTCTATTCAAATACAATaggctattatattgatattgaactccattgaatgagcCAATATCCCAGTTACATCAGTAACCACTATTTACTATCAGACCAGCCATTAACCAGCAAGATGGAAGTGGCTGACAAAATGAAAAtgacccttatcggtctgaaaggtcacttgacccgacagattaccaagtgtcaaaatctgtcacaacagtcacctgttgactacattGAGTTAGAGGACTTGCTTCAAGTTGCTGAAAGAAGATTCAAACATATTAATCAATATATGAATCTGTACTTGTTAGAACTATACAAAACCTTAATAAGTGAAACTGAACTTGAGGACATTGTAAATAATTTAGCCCAGTACGAAGATGATGTACAGGTTAAACTTCAGCCCTTCAAAAAGCAGATTGCTAAAAGTAAATTAACAACAGCCTTTACTGCACATCCAGATCCTGATGTTAAATTACCTCAGATCagtatacccacattctctgatAACGAGAATGAGAgctgggatgatttctggagtaaattcgtggatgcagAAGACCCTAAAACTAACATCCCCAAAACAACcaagttcacttatttacaaggcttgttacgaaatgaagccttgaaggtaATCTTTAACATAACATTGACAAGTGATGGTTAcgacctagctgttcaattgcttaagAGCATCTATGATAACAAGGAAAGAACTATTACTATCTTTGTCCaaaaattgctggatttaccatctgctaattattctacagattctctccaaactttcagactaGAGCTAGAGTctctactcaaggccttaagccttaaagtccaaattcagactgcTGAATGATTGACAAAGGTAGTTGTAAGGTGCAAATTACAGAgagaaacattagataaattgtgtactatgtacaataaaacctcTCTGACCATGAATGAGATAACAGAAGGTTTACATACCCTAGTCGAAAGACAgagagccaaccaagatgggaagagtgtttcaaacttctctaactctcatcataaaccccaacgtactgcaactactgtagtaaaactaaatttcaataaatcatctccgaaatggaaatctggaaatgtaggtacatacacAGTGAACCCTTTAAACCGGGAGGGGGCTCGTGGTATTGGGGGGGCGCTGTGTTAAGTTGAAGTGGTGCCTGGCTGTGCCAAGGGAGGCTGTGTGGGTGGGGATGGGTCGGagtgggagggtgttgtgtgtggagtgcctcggggctctctcttgggacctctgttgtttatgatGTATTTGGTTGATTTAGATCCGGGTTTGAGCAGCGATATTTGCGGGGttgccaatgatacaaaaattgggAGGGAGGGGAGCGCGGGGGGGACTCACTGTTTCTTGGGACGATCTAGAGAGGGTTTttgaatggtcaaaagattggccgatgcagtttggtgctgataagtgtggtgttttgaggctaggtaatgataataTAATTACAAGATAAgagttagatggtgttgagattgcgaagtcagattgcgaaagtgatctgggagttatgattagtaagaattaaaaagcagaaaatcaatgcataaatgttcataataaggcaaataggacactgggatttattaatcgaagcgttagtaacaagacacctggtgttgttcttcagctatatcttgctctggctgggccccatttagattatccaGCTCggctttggtcgccgtactatagaatggatataaattcacttgaacgtgtccagcgtaggacgacaaagttaattctccaaattagaaacatgtcatatgaagagagattaacaaagcttaaattgcattcactggaaaggtgaagagttaggggggacatgatataactttacaagtggatgaatggacataacaaagggaatattaattgggtattaaaagtattaacacaagacgGAACATGAACCAATAGGTGTAAATtgaatatgtttagatttaggagagacttgggtaaataatggttcagtaacagggttgttgatttgtggaaccaattgccgcgtaacgtggtaaaggtggggtccctcgattgtttcaagcgtgggttggacatgtatatgagtgggattgggttatcttgaggttatcttgagatgatttcggggctttttagtgtccccgcggcccggtcctcgaccaggcctccacccccaggaagcagcccgtgacagctgactaacacccaggtacctatttactgctaggtaacaggggcattcagggtgaaagaaactttgcccatttgtttctgcctcgtgcgggaatcgaacccgcgccacagaattacgagtcctgcgcgctatccaccaggctacgaggcccctactatGAGGCTGGGTGGTTATAaacaggaactgcctcgtatgggctaaaaggccttctgaagttacctatattcttatgttcttacgttTTAATCTTGAGCCTGTCCGGCGCTCAGAGCACACTGGGGGCTCTAATCTCGAGCCCGTCGGTGGCTCATGATTAGCTGAATTAGTGACCATAAAATTGGTGGTTAACGATCCCTAATCGAATTGAATAGACCGTCGTCATCTTGGCGATTAATTCACTCAAATATTTGATATTGTCAGAGCCAACACGGGCGTCTGCCTCCCCCAGCAGGGACCACACGGGCGCCTGCCTCCCCCAGCAGGGACCACACGGGCGTCTGCCTCCCCCAGCAGGGACCACACGGGCGCCTGCCTCCCCCAGCAGGGACCACACGGGCGTCTGCCCCCCCCAGCAGGGACCACACGGGCGCCTGCCTCCCCCAGCAGGGACCACACGGGCGTCTGCCCCCCCCAGCAGGGACCACACGGGCGACTGCCTCCCCCAGCAGGGACCACACGGGCGCCTGCCTCCCCCAGCAGGGACCACACGGGCGCCTGCCTCCCCCAGCAGGGACCACACGGGCGCCTGCCTCCCCCAGCAGGGACCACACGGGCGCCTGCTTCCCCCAGCAGGGACCACACGGGCGCCTGCTTCCCCCAGCAGGGACCACACGGGCGCCTGCCTCCCCCAGCAGGGACCACACGGGCGCCTGCTTCCCCCAGCAGGGACCACACGGGCGCCTGCCTCCCCCAGCAGGGACCACACGGGCGCCTGTCTCCCCCAGCAGGGACCACACGGGCGCCTGCCTCCCCCAGCAGGGACCACACGGGCGCCTGCCTCCCCCAGCAGGGACCACACGGGCGCCTGCCTCCCCCAGCAGGGACCACACGGGCGCCTGTCTCCCCCAGCAGGGACCACACGGGCGCCTGTCTCCCCCAGCAGGGACCACACGGGCGCCTGGCTCCCCCAGCAGGGACCACACGGGCGCCTGCCTCCCCAGCAGGGACCACACGGGCGCCTGCCTCCCCCAGCAGGGACCACACGGGCGCCTGTCTCCCCCAGCAGGGACCACACGGGCGCCTGCCTCCCCCAGCAGGGACCACACGGGCGCCTGCCTCCCCCAGCAGGGACCACACGGGCGCCTGCCTCCCCCAGCAGGGACCACACGGGCGCCTGCCTCCCCCAGCAGGGACCACACGGGCGCCTGCCTCCCCCAGCAGGGACCACACGGGAGCCTGGGGGAGGCAGTCCTGCCCCACAACTACCCAAGACTCTCCTGCCTGCCCCACAACTACCCAAGACTCTCCTGCCTGCCCCACAACTACCCAAGACTCTCCTTCCTGCCCCACAACTACCCAAGACTCTCCTGCCTGCCCCACAACTACCCAAGACTCTCCTGCCTGCCCCACAACTACCCAAGACTCTCCTTCCTGCCCAACAACTACCCAAGACTCTCCTTCCTGCCCCACAACTACCCAAGACTCTCCTGCCTGCCCCACAACTACCCAAGACTCTCCTTCCTGCCCCACAACTACCCAAGACTCTCCTTCCTGCCCAACAACTACCCAAGACTCTCCTTCCTGCCCAACAACTACCCAAGACTCTCCTTCCTGCCCCACAACTACCCAAGACTCTCCTGCCTGCCCCACAACTACCCAAGACTCTCCTTCCTGCCCAACAACTACCCAAGACTCTCCTTCCTGCCCAACAACTACCCAAGACTCTCCTTCCTGCCCCACAACTACCCAAGACTCTCCTGCCTGCCCCACAACTACCCAAGACTCTCCTTCCTGCCCCACAACTACCCAAGACTCTCCTGCCTGCCCCACAACTACCCAAGACTCTCCTGCCTGCCCCACAACTACCCAAGACTCTCCTTCCCGCCCCACAACTACCCAAGACTCTCCTGCCTGCCCCACAACTACCCAAGACTCTCCTGCCTGCCGCACAACTACCCAAGACTCTCCTTCCTGCCCAACAACTACCCAAGACTCTCCTTCCTGCCCAACAACTACCCAAGACTCTCCTTCCTGCCCCACAACTACCCAAGACTCTCCTTCCCTGCCCCACAACTACCCAAGACTCTCCTGCCTGCCCCACAACTACCCAAGACTCTCCTTCCTGCCCCACAACTACCCAAGACTCTCCTGCCTGCCCCACAACTACCCAAGACTCTCCTTCCTGCCCCACAACTACCCAAGACTCTCCTGCCTGCCCCACAACTACCCAAGACTCTCCTTCCTGCCCCACAACTACCCAAGACTCTCCTGCCTGCCCCACAACTACCCAACACTCTCCTTCCCGCCCCACAACTACCCAAGACTCTCCTGCCTGCCCCACAACTACCCAAGACTCTCCTTCCTGCCCCACAACTACCCAAGACTCTCCTTCCTGCCCTACAACTACCCAAGACTCTCCTTCCTGCCCCACAACTACCCAAGACTCTCCTTCCTGCCCCACAACTACCCAAGACTCTCCTGCCTGCCTCACAACTACCCAAGACTCTCCTGCCTGCCCCACAACTACCCAAGACTCTCCTGCCTGCCCCACAACTACCCAAGactctcctgccccacaactaccCAAGACTCTCCTTCCTGCCCCACAACTACCCAAGactctcctgccccacaactaccCAAGACTCTCCTTCCTGCCCCACAACTACCCAACACTCTCCTTCCTGCACCACAACTACCCAAGACTCTCCTTCCTGCCCTACAACTACCCAAGACTCTCCTTCCTGCTCCACAACTACCCAAGACTCTCCTTCCTGCCCTACAACTACCCAAGACTCTCCTTCCTGCCCCACAACTACCCAAGACTCTCCTGCCTGCCCCACAACTACCCAAGACTCTCCTGCCTGCCCTACAACTACCCAAGACTCTCCTTCCTGCCCCACAACTACCCAAGACTCTCCTGCCTGCCCCACAACTACCCAAGactctcctgccccacaactaccCAAGACTCTCCTTCCTGCCCCACAACTACCCAAGactctcctgccccacaactaccCAAGACTCTCCTTCCTGCCCCACAACTACCCAAGACTCTCCTGCCTGCCCCACAACTACCCAAGACTCTCCTTCCTGCCCTACAACTACCCAAGACTCTCCTTCCTGCCCCACAACTACCCAAGACTCTCCTTCCTGCCCCACAACTACCCAAGACTCTCCTGCCTGCCCCACAACTACCCAAGACTCTCCTTCCTGCCCCATAACTACCCAAAACTCTCCTGCCTGCCCCACAACTACCCAAGACTCTCCTTCCTGCCCCACAACTACCCAAGACTCTCCTTCCTGCCCCATAACTACCCAAAACTCTCCTGCCTGCCCCACAACTACCCAACACTCTCCTTCCTGCTCCACAACTACCCAAGACTCTCCTTCCTGCCCCATAACTACCCAACACTCTCCTTCCTGCCCCACAACTACCCAAGACTCTCCTGCCTGCCCTACAACTACCCAAGACTCTCCTTCCTGCCCC
The DNA window shown above is from Procambarus clarkii isolate CNS0578487 chromosome 65, FALCON_Pclarkii_2.0, whole genome shotgun sequence and carries:
- the LOC138355044 gene encoding adhesive plaque matrix protein-like codes for the protein MNEITEGLHTLVERQRANQDGKSVSNFSNSHHKPQRTATTVVKLNFNKSSPKWKSGNGPHGSLGEAVLPHNYPRLSCLPHNYPRLSCLPHNYPRLSFLPHNYPRLSCLPHNYPRLSCLPHNYPRLSFLPNNYPRLSFLPHNYPRLSCLPHNYPRLSFLPHNYPRLSFLPNNYPRLSFLPNNYPRLSFLPHNYPRLSCLPHNYPRLSFLPNNYPRLSFLPNNYPRLSFLPHNYPRLSCLPHNYPRLSFLPHNYPRLSCLPHNYPRLSCLPHNYPRLSFPPHNYPRLSCLPHNYPRLSCLPHNYPRLSFLPNNYPRLSFLPNNYPRLSFLPHNYPRLSFPAPQLPKTLLPAPQLPKTLLPAPQLPKTLLPAPQLPKTLLPAPQLPKTLLPAPQLPKTLLPAPQLPKTLLPAPQLPNTLLPAPQLPKTLLPAPQLPKTLLPAPQLPKTLLPALQLPKTLLPAPQLPKTLLPAPQLPKTLLPASQLPKTLLPAPQLPKTLLPAPQLPKTLLPHNYPRLSFLPHNYPRLSCPTTTQDSPSCPTTTQHSPSCTTTTQDSPSCPTTTQDSPSCSTTTQDSPSCPTTTQDSPSCPTTTQDSPACPTTTQDSPACPTTTQDSPSCPTTTQDSPACPTTTQDSPAPQLPKTLLPAPQLPKTLLPHNYPRLSFLPHNYPRLSCLPHNYPRLSFLPYNYPRLSFLPHNYPRLSFLPHNYPRLSCLPHNYPRLSFLPHNYPKLSCLPHNYPRLSFLPHNYPRLSFLPHNYPKLSCLPHNYPTLSFLLHNYPRLSFLPHNYPTLSFLPHNYPRLSCLPYNYPRLSFLPHNYPTLSFLPHNYPRLSCLPHNYPRLSFLPHNYPRLSFLPHNYPRLSCLPHNYQFPFQ
- the LOC138355043 gene encoding uncharacterized protein: MEVADKMKMTLIGLKGHLTRQITKCQNLSQQSPVDYIELEDLLQVAERRFKHINQYMNLYLLELYKTLISETELEDIVNNLAQYEDDVQVKLQPFKKQIAKSKLTTAFTAHPDPDVKLPQISIPTFSDNENESWDDFWSKFVDAEDPKTNIPKTTKFTYLQGLLRNEALKVIFNITLTSDGYDLAVQLLKSIYDNKERTITIFVQKLLDLPSANYSTDSLQTFRLELESLLKALSLKVQIQTAE